A genomic stretch from Prionailurus bengalensis isolate Pbe53 chromosome E2, Fcat_Pben_1.1_paternal_pri, whole genome shotgun sequence includes:
- the LOC122494711 gene encoding olfactory receptor 5 — MERSLELDNVTRVQEFVLLGLSTRPDVRDVLFAVFLTLYLLTLLENTLIIYLICSHIELHKPMYFFLGNLSCLEMCYVSVTMPSLLVGLWTGPYHISFTACMTQLFFFIVLICTECTLLASMAYDRYVAICRPLHYPLLMRPQVCLGLALSSWLGGLLVSVAKTTCIASLSYCGPNVLNHFFCDVSPLLNLSCTHVALTELVDFISAIVILWGSLLMAIASYVAIGRAVLHMSSAAARRKALSTCASHLVVVGIFYSATLFIYARPSRIEAMDLNKVLSVIYTVVTPMCNPVIYCLRNREVQAAFCRTLHQS, encoded by the coding sequence atGGAGAGGTCCTTGGAGTTGGACAATGTGACCAGAGTCCAGGAGTTTGTCTTGTTGGGTTTGTCCACAAGGCCAGATGTAAGGGATGTTCTGTTTGCCGTCTTCCTGACCCTCTACCTGCTGACCCTCCTGGAGAACACGCTCATCATCTACCTCATCTGCAGTCACATCGAGCTCCACAAgcccatgtatttcttcctgggCAACCTGAGCTGCCTGGAGATGTGCTATGTGTCCGTGACCATGCCCAGTCTGCTCGTGGGGCTGTGGACTGGACCTTACCATATTTCCTTCACAGCCTGCATGACACAGCTTTTCTTCTTCATAGTCCTCATCTGCACAGAGTGCACCCTCTTGGCCTCCATGGCTTATGACCGCTACGTGGCCATCTGCCGCCCACTCCATTACCCACTGCTCATGAGGCCCCAGGTCTGCCTGGGCTTAGCCTTGTCCTCATGGCTTGGGGGGCTGTTGGTCTCGGTGGCCAAGACGACATGCATTGCCAGCCTTTCCTACTGTGGCCCCAATGTCCTCAACCACTTCTTCTGTGACGTCTCCCCTCTGCTCAACTTGTCCTGCACCCACGTGGCCCTGACGGAGCTGGTGGACTTCATCTCTGCCATCGTCATCCTCTGGGGTTCCCTTCTCATGGCCATCGCCTCCTATGTGGCCATTGGGAGGGCTGTGCTCCACATGTCATCAGCCGCTGCCCGCCGCAAAGCCCTCTCCACCTGCGCCTCCCACCTGGTGGTGGTGGGCATCTTCTACTCAGCCACTCTCTTCATCTACGCCCGTCCCAGCCGCATAGAAGCCATGGACCTCAACAAGGTGCTGTCTGTCATCTACACGGTGGTAACACCCATGTGCAATCCCGTCATCTACTGCCTGCGGAACAGGGAGGTCCAGGCAGCATTCTGCAGAACCCTACACCAGTCCTGA